In one window of Cytophagaceae bacterium ABcell3 DNA:
- a CDS encoding DUF2267 domain-containing protein, giving the protein MINFEKFVNEGHRILNELSVELGHPEEKERTGIVLRAVLHTLRNHISIPQSLNLLAQLPMFLKGIYVEQWKYHEKPIRIKSLEHFAEEVEKEQSNFGESRFDWDQSTIDISKTVLNYLRKYISEGEIEDITAELPKELKELFYEHA; this is encoded by the coding sequence ATGATAAACTTTGAAAAATTCGTAAACGAAGGACATAGGATTCTAAACGAGCTATCGGTAGAGCTTGGACATCCTGAGGAGAAAGAAAGGACGGGTATTGTTTTACGTGCTGTTTTGCATACGCTCAGAAACCATATATCAATACCACAGTCGCTAAACTTATTGGCACAATTGCCTATGTTCCTAAAGGGAATATACGTAGAGCAATGGAAATACCATGAGAAGCCAATAAGAATCAAATCTCTTGAGCATTTTGCTGAAGAGGTTGAAAAAGAGCAGAGCAACTTTGGTGAATCAAGGTTTGATTGGGATCAATCAACTATAGATATTTCAAAAACAGTTCTTAACTACCTGCGCAAGTATATATCAGAAGGTGAAATAGAAGACATAACTGCTGAGTTGCCTAAAGAGCTTAAAGAGCTGTTTTACGAACATGCTTAA
- a CDS encoding glycoside hydrolase family 15 protein, which translates to MSKHTYDIGIIGNCAYMAHIDKTANVVWCCWPQFDSSFIFGSLLDKEKGGEFSIRPHSETYENKQYYEENTNILHTEFDSAEGKFRVTDFAPRFFQFNRNYKPLMLVRKIEPLAGTPRVKVNCSPVGEYGSLKPEVYQGSSHIRYMGLNQQVRLTTNIPLNFIMDEQSFVLNEPKYIVLTYGIPLEAPLEETAEEFLRKTTSYWKDWVKSTSIGTFYQNQIIRSALCLKIHQFEDTGGIIAAGTTSLPEYPGTGRNWDYRFCWLRDTFYILTAFHNVGHFEELERYFHYIENITINEEDRYQPLYSITGKKDLIEREMDLKGYLENNTPVRVGNDAYTHIQNDVYGQVLVALLPLYVDTRFSDGGKYYSQRLVHHTLKKIEDTMDEPDAGLWEFRHFAQQHCYTFLFHWAGACSALKIGKYFKNERIIETATRLKKAAEDKIEACYDAERGVYTQAIGTSNLDASCLQLITMNYLDPTSEKAKMHLKRMEEELRTPEGLFYRYKHEDDFGAPESTFLICAYWYVEALACVGRIDDAMKEFEKLLAYQNHLGLLAEDVEASTGSQWGNFPQAYSHVGQLNAAFRIAKKLDRPTFLS; encoded by the coding sequence GTGAGTAAGCATACGTACGATATCGGAATCATCGGTAACTGTGCCTATATGGCCCATATAGATAAGACTGCTAATGTAGTTTGGTGTTGTTGGCCTCAGTTTGACAGCAGTTTCATTTTTGGTAGCCTTTTAGATAAGGAAAAAGGTGGCGAGTTCTCTATTAGGCCTCATTCTGAAACATACGAGAACAAGCAATATTATGAAGAAAATACAAATATACTTCATACAGAATTTGATTCTGCCGAAGGAAAATTTAGGGTAACAGATTTTGCACCTAGATTTTTTCAGTTTAACAGAAATTACAAGCCGTTAATGCTTGTAAGAAAAATTGAACCACTGGCTGGAACTCCACGGGTAAAAGTTAACTGTAGCCCTGTAGGTGAATATGGGAGCTTGAAACCTGAAGTTTACCAAGGAAGCAGTCATATTAGGTATATGGGCCTCAATCAGCAGGTAAGGCTTACAACAAACATTCCATTAAATTTTATAATGGATGAGCAGTCTTTTGTGCTGAATGAGCCTAAATACATTGTGCTTACCTATGGAATACCTTTAGAAGCTCCTTTGGAAGAGACGGCTGAAGAGTTTTTGCGTAAAACTACCAGTTACTGGAAAGATTGGGTGAAAAGTACCAGTATCGGCACTTTTTATCAAAATCAGATTATCCGATCAGCTTTATGCTTGAAAATTCATCAATTTGAAGATACCGGTGGAATTATTGCGGCAGGAACTACCAGTTTGCCTGAGTACCCAGGTACAGGTAGAAACTGGGATTACAGGTTCTGCTGGTTAAGAGATACTTTTTATATACTTACGGCTTTTCATAATGTGGGACATTTTGAAGAGCTAGAGCGGTATTTCCATTATATAGAAAATATTACCATTAACGAGGAAGATCGTTATCAGCCACTGTATTCAATAACAGGTAAAAAAGACCTCATTGAAAGAGAGATGGACTTGAAGGGGTATTTGGAGAACAATACACCGGTGAGGGTCGGTAATGATGCTTATACACATATCCAAAATGATGTTTACGGACAAGTGCTGGTGGCATTGTTACCATTGTATGTGGATACCCGTTTTTCTGATGGAGGCAAATATTACTCACAACGTCTTGTTCACCATACCTTAAAGAAAATTGAGGATACGATGGACGAACCAGATGCCGGTCTATGGGAGTTCCGTCACTTTGCGCAACAGCATTGTTACACATTCTTGTTTCACTGGGCTGGTGCTTGCTCGGCTTTGAAAATTGGTAAATATTTCAAGAATGAAAGAATTATTGAAACAGCTACCAGGTTAAAAAAAGCGGCTGAGGATAAAATTGAAGCTTGCTATGATGCTGAAAGGGGCGTGTACACCCAGGCAATAGGTACTTCTAATTTAGATGCCAGTTGCTTGCAGCTCATTACTATGAACTACCTTGACCCTACATCTGAAAAGGCCAAAATGCACCTTAAGAGGATGGAGGAAGAGTTGAGAACCCCTGAAGGCTTGTTCTATAGGTATAAACATGAAGATGATTTTGGTGCCCCAGAATCAACCTTCTTGATATGTGCTTATTGGTATGTAGAAGCATTGGCATGTGTTGGAAGAATAGATGACGCTATGAAGGAATTTGAGAAACTTCTAGCTTATCAAAACCATTTAGGTCTTTTGGCAGAAGATGTGGAAGCTTCTACAGGTAGTCAATGGGGTAATTTCCCTCAAGCTTATAGTCACGTAGGACAGCTTAACGCTGCTTTCCGTATAGCGAAAAAGCTTGACCGCCCTACATTTTTGTCTTAA
- a CDS encoding T9SS type A sorting domain-containing protein, whose protein sequence is MRNINFVFIFCFLLQSSLSINSAFGQEDHHPPDDSGEIGQPGAFSEVDTIFVRNHEFEPDSLTISVGDSVVFYWESGDHTTSSHDQPPGTGPWHQHINAQQTSWLMQLTTPGEYHYHSMNYPDIMTGVIVVEDDEEVTSVNTSQNNQKKYIESVYPNPASDVAQFRISKEGHGGTLRVTNIIGEEMESVVVNDSEDTKVNVSAYPEGIYIYTLEIDNQSKVSGKFIVNR, encoded by the coding sequence ATGAGAAATATTAACTTTGTATTTATTTTTTGTTTTTTACTTCAAAGTTCATTAAGCATTAATAGTGCATTTGGTCAGGAAGACCATCATCCACCAGATGATTCTGGTGAAATTGGGCAACCTGGGGCGTTTTCTGAAGTAGATACCATATTTGTTCGCAATCATGAATTTGAACCCGACTCTTTAACAATCAGTGTAGGGGATAGTGTGGTTTTTTATTGGGAGTCTGGAGATCATACTACCTCTTCCCATGACCAGCCGCCAGGAACAGGACCATGGCATCAGCATATAAATGCTCAACAAACTTCTTGGCTGATGCAATTGACCACGCCTGGCGAATATCATTACCATTCCATGAACTACCCAGATATAATGACGGGTGTTATCGTGGTGGAGGATGATGAGGAAGTTACGAGTGTCAATACCTCTCAGAACAACCAGAAAAAGTATATTGAGTCGGTTTACCCTAACCCTGCATCTGATGTTGCTCAATTTCGCATAAGCAAAGAAGGGCACGGTGGTACACTTAGGGTTACAAACATTATTGGTGAAGAAATGGAATCGGTAGTAGTTAATGACTCTGAAGATACCAAAGTAAATGTTTCTGCTTATCCGGAGGGAATATACATATATACCTTAGAGATCGATAATCAAAGTAAAGTTTCTGGAAAATTTATTGTGAACAGATAA
- a CDS encoding amylo-alpha-1,6-glucosidase encodes MTIEIDKHVIQDFEKSSLIEWLETNGLGGFMSSSITLNNTRSYHGLFTVATKPPVERTVLLSKIDEFISFGGKKYDLNVNLFSGKLCDEGTQYLYKFKKDIFPEFYYRIDNFEIKKTIAFIYGTNTAVVTYELHNAPKDLEFDLKPYVACRDYHSLVRANDHIDKHPVVGNDTLMMKGYQGCPPTYVQLKNAYFRFDPRWLVDFEYSQEKDRGMQYNEDLFSYGNFLYKTDGKDKFCIIISTEEPQGLDGFELIEKEKKRRLGLLDKMPVRDSLADTLALAADQFLVKRGTDLMTIMAGYHWFSDWGRDTMISLPGLCLVTGRHDDAKKILKAFASFVNKGMIPNRFPDSGEEPEYNTVDATLWFFVAIKKYLDYTGDKDFVYNDLLPVLKDVVQYHENGTRYNIYVDKDGLLYAGEDGVQLTWMDAKIGGWVVTPRIGKAVEINALWYNALKILEELTLGNGEYEEAKVFEEKAHKVKNAFLDTFVSDEIPYLYDYVNGEEKDKSLRPNQIFAFSLPYTLLEDDHANQILTIVEEHLLTPLGLRSLSPEDIQYKGLYTGDLLARDGAYHQGTVWSWLLGPYMTAKVRLQGEEGKEYVKDLLKVFAAHLSDAGVGNVSEIFDGEYPYQPKGCIAQAWGVAEVLRAYIEDVKPEQG; translated from the coding sequence ATGACAATTGAAATAGATAAGCATGTAATTCAGGATTTCGAGAAATCCTCCTTAATAGAATGGCTAGAAACTAATGGTTTGGGTGGCTTCATGAGCAGCTCTATTACATTAAACAATACCAGGAGTTATCATGGCCTTTTTACAGTAGCGACCAAGCCTCCGGTTGAAAGAACAGTATTGCTGTCTAAAATAGATGAGTTTATTTCCTTTGGTGGGAAGAAGTATGATTTGAATGTCAATCTTTTTTCGGGTAAACTTTGTGACGAAGGGACGCAGTACTTATATAAGTTCAAAAAAGATATTTTCCCAGAGTTCTATTATCGCATAGATAATTTTGAAATAAAGAAAACAATAGCTTTCATATATGGAACAAATACGGCTGTTGTTACTTATGAACTGCACAATGCCCCTAAAGATCTAGAATTTGACCTTAAGCCTTATGTAGCTTGTCGTGATTACCACAGCTTGGTTCGCGCCAACGACCATATTGACAAACACCCTGTAGTGGGCAATGATACCTTAATGATGAAAGGGTACCAGGGGTGCCCTCCAACCTATGTTCAACTTAAAAATGCTTATTTCCGATTTGATCCCAGGTGGTTGGTAGATTTTGAGTATAGCCAGGAAAAGGATAGGGGGATGCAGTATAATGAAGACCTCTTCAGTTATGGGAATTTTCTGTATAAAACAGATGGGAAAGATAAGTTTTGCATTATTATTTCTACAGAAGAACCCCAAGGTTTAGACGGTTTTGAGCTTATTGAAAAAGAAAAGAAAAGAAGGTTGGGGCTGCTTGATAAGATGCCAGTACGAGACAGTTTGGCTGATACCTTAGCACTTGCAGCAGATCAATTCCTTGTTAAAAGAGGGACTGATTTAATGACCATTATGGCTGGTTATCATTGGTTCTCTGACTGGGGGCGCGATACTATGATTTCTTTACCAGGCTTATGTCTCGTAACAGGGCGGCATGATGACGCTAAAAAGATATTGAAAGCTTTTGCTTCGTTCGTAAACAAGGGCATGATCCCAAACAGGTTTCCTGACTCAGGAGAAGAGCCGGAGTATAACACTGTTGATGCCACGTTGTGGTTTTTTGTGGCCATTAAAAAGTACCTTGACTATACTGGTGACAAAGACTTTGTTTATAATGACCTTCTGCCTGTATTAAAAGATGTTGTACAGTATCATGAAAACGGAACAAGATATAACATTTATGTAGATAAAGACGGTCTTCTTTATGCTGGCGAAGACGGCGTGCAATTGACTTGGATGGATGCAAAAATCGGGGGATGGGTAGTTACGCCTCGTATTGGTAAGGCTGTGGAAATAAACGCACTTTGGTACAATGCACTAAAGATCTTGGAAGAGTTGACTTTAGGGAACGGGGAGTATGAAGAGGCTAAGGTCTTTGAAGAGAAGGCTCATAAAGTTAAAAATGCTTTTCTTGATACGTTTGTGTCAGACGAAATACCCTATTTATATGATTATGTAAATGGTGAAGAAAAAGACAAATCTTTAAGGCCTAACCAAATTTTTGCTTTTAGTCTTCCATATACTTTGTTAGAAGACGACCATGCCAACCAGATATTGACAATTGTTGAAGAACATTTGCTTACCCCTCTTGGGTTGAGAAGTCTTTCGCCAGAAGATATACAATACAAAGGGTTATACACAGGTGATTTGCTTGCTAGAGATGGCGCCTACCATCAGGGGACAGTGTGGTCATGGCTATTGGGGCCTTATATGACCGCTAAGGTCAGGTTGCAAGGGGAAGAAGGCAAAGAATATGTTAAGGACTTGCTAAAGGTTTTTGCTGCACACCTTTCTGATGCTGGCGTAGGCAATGTTTCTGAGATTTTTGATGGCGAATATCCTTATCAACCAAAAGGCTGTATTGCCCAAGCATGGGGCGTGGCAGAGGTTTTGAGGGCGTATATAGAAGACGTTAAGCCTGAACAAGGGTAG
- a CDS encoding competence/damage-inducible protein A: MDYSAEIITIGDEILYGEIIDTNSSWLASELSKLGLSVRKKVSVGDSLKEILSTLTESVKQSNLIIITGGLGPTNDDVTKKALCDFFDTRLKPDDQTLQNLETFFSKKGRVLTERNKEQALVPEKSQVLHNHWGTAPGLLFVQDHHLIVALPGVPIEMKNIFNEHLVPIIKKKFNTPYIIHKNIKTAGLGESWLADLLKDWEKALPTNISLAYLPSPGQVKLRLTAKGEDKQALENHLEEEVAKLREIAGKYIFSYDSENLELIAGKHLQKRGLSLATAESCTGGYLGHLITSVPGSSEWYKGGVIAYENTIKNAILSVDNKTLNIFGAVSEQTVKEMAEGVRKITNADIGISSSGIAGPGGGTIEKPVGTVWLSIAGPKGTISKKLTLGTDRIYNIEASGTAALTLLLENLKKIT; the protein is encoded by the coding sequence ATGGATTATTCTGCTGAAATAATAACAATAGGTGATGAAATTTTATATGGAGAAATTATAGACACCAATTCTTCATGGCTAGCCTCTGAGTTAAGCAAGTTGGGGCTATCTGTTAGAAAAAAAGTTTCAGTGGGCGATAGCCTAAAAGAAATACTTTCTACTTTAACTGAATCTGTAAAACAGTCAAACCTCATCATTATAACAGGTGGATTAGGCCCTACAAATGATGATGTTACCAAAAAAGCTTTGTGCGACTTTTTTGACACTCGGTTAAAGCCGGATGACCAAACACTTCAAAACCTAGAAACATTTTTCAGCAAAAAAGGCAGGGTATTAACAGAAAGAAACAAAGAGCAAGCATTAGTTCCTGAAAAGAGTCAAGTACTTCACAATCACTGGGGAACAGCACCTGGACTTCTATTTGTTCAAGATCACCATCTGATAGTTGCGCTCCCAGGGGTGCCAATTGAAATGAAGAATATTTTCAACGAACACCTCGTCCCTATTATCAAAAAGAAGTTCAATACCCCATATATTATTCATAAAAATATTAAAACTGCGGGCTTGGGAGAGTCATGGCTTGCGGATCTGCTAAAAGATTGGGAAAAGGCGCTTCCTACAAATATCAGCCTGGCCTACCTGCCGTCACCAGGACAAGTAAAACTTAGGTTGACAGCAAAAGGTGAGGACAAACAGGCATTAGAAAACCATTTAGAAGAAGAAGTGGCTAAATTGAGAGAAATAGCAGGAAAATATATCTTTAGCTACGACTCTGAAAACCTGGAATTGATTGCAGGAAAACACCTACAAAAAAGGGGCTTATCGCTGGCTACAGCAGAAAGCTGTACAGGAGGCTACCTAGGGCACTTGATTACCAGCGTACCCGGGAGTTCAGAATGGTACAAAGGCGGTGTTATTGCTTATGAAAACACCATCAAAAATGCTATTTTGAGCGTCGACAACAAAACTTTAAACATTTTTGGCGCCGTTAGTGAGCAAACGGTAAAAGAAATGGCCGAAGGGGTACGAAAAATAACCAATGCAGATATCGGTATTTCGAGCAGTGGCATTGCTGGACCTGGCGGAGGCACCATAGAAAAACCTGTCGGAACTGTTTGGCTATCTATAGCCGGCCCCAAAGGAACTATTTCAAAAAAGTTGACGCTTGGTACAGATAGAATTTATAATATTGAAGCTTCTGGAACTGCTGCCTTAACTTTGCTTTTAGAAAACTTGAAAAAAATAACCTAA
- a CDS encoding bifunctional alpha,alpha-trehalose-phosphate synthase (UDP-forming)/trehalose-phosphatase — protein sequence MSKTIIVSNRLPLSIQKKGDKLIYATSAGGLATGLGSIYKEGDNVWIGWPGIYLNKTEEKEEVRKELAKESMAPVYLTKNDIEKFYEGFSNSTLWPLFHYFPSYTIFSDDYWDTYKKVNILFCNEVLKYANDDDVIWIHDYQLLLLPNLIREQLPNATIGFFNHIPFPSYEIFRALPWRKELLRGMIGADLLGFHTYDDVRHFLSSVNRIIGIDNKMGQLRVNDRVCQVDSFSMGIDYEKFAKAAESEESIIEVENYRKILGDKKLIISIDRLDYSKGIPERLKAIDLFFEKYPEYRGKISFLKVIVPSRDKVDLYKKLKIEIDELVGRINGKYGRINWLPIHYFYRSFPFHTLCAFYNMSDIALVTPLRDGMNLVCKEYIASKTDKTGVLILSEMAGAARELSEALIINPNDIQEMADTIHKALKMPKEEQIRRNDDLQHIIERYDIHNWVQLFMKSLRTVKEKQKEMSVKRLTADKQKNLIDHYISADKRILLLDYDGTLMPFSSNPEKVKPDEEIKALLKRLSEDEKNKIVIVSGRNKDTLEKWLGDLNVDMIAEHGVWLKENRMYWSLFDYITDEWKHEIRPILELYVDRTPGTFIEEKDYSLVWHYRKADNTLGELRSRELVNHLQYITTNMPIRILEGNKVIEIKNASINKGKAAVRWLQEGHDFIFAAGDDWTDEDTFEAMPESSFTLKVGFSPTVARNNIASHHEMRDLFKEMIIAGDSVPKENEVEEQ from the coding sequence ATGTCAAAAACCATAATTGTTTCAAACCGATTACCTCTGAGTATTCAGAAAAAAGGCGACAAGCTGATTTATGCAACAAGTGCGGGAGGTCTTGCAACTGGTTTGGGTTCTATTTATAAAGAAGGAGATAATGTATGGATTGGATGGCCAGGCATATATTTAAACAAAACCGAAGAAAAAGAGGAGGTACGCAAGGAGTTGGCCAAAGAAAGCATGGCACCTGTTTACCTTACCAAAAACGATATTGAAAAGTTTTATGAAGGTTTTAGCAACAGTACATTATGGCCTCTTTTTCACTATTTCCCATCTTATACTATTTTCAGTGACGATTATTGGGATACCTATAAAAAAGTCAATATTCTTTTCTGCAACGAGGTACTGAAGTATGCCAATGACGATGATGTGATATGGATACACGACTATCAGTTGCTGTTATTGCCTAACCTTATCAGAGAACAGCTCCCCAATGCAACTATTGGCTTTTTTAACCATATACCGTTTCCTTCTTACGAAATTTTCAGGGCACTACCTTGGAGAAAAGAACTTTTGCGCGGAATGATTGGCGCTGACCTTCTTGGGTTCCATACCTATGATGATGTTAGGCACTTTTTAAGTTCTGTAAACCGAATTATAGGGATAGACAATAAAATGGGGCAACTCAGGGTCAACGACCGGGTGTGCCAAGTCGACTCTTTTTCTATGGGTATAGATTATGAAAAGTTTGCCAAAGCTGCAGAATCTGAGGAGTCCATAATAGAAGTAGAAAACTATAGAAAGATCTTAGGCGATAAAAAACTGATTATTTCTATAGACCGCTTGGACTATTCAAAAGGAATTCCTGAGCGCTTAAAAGCTATTGACTTATTTTTTGAGAAATACCCTGAGTACAGAGGAAAAATATCATTTCTAAAGGTAATTGTTCCGTCAAGAGACAAGGTAGATCTTTATAAAAAATTAAAAATAGAAATTGATGAACTGGTAGGGCGAATCAATGGAAAATATGGTCGGATCAACTGGCTACCTATCCACTATTTTTACCGCTCATTCCCTTTCCACACCCTATGTGCATTCTATAACATGTCTGACATTGCACTTGTAACACCATTGAGGGACGGAATGAACCTGGTGTGCAAAGAGTACATTGCCAGTAAAACTGACAAAACCGGGGTTTTAATACTCAGTGAAATGGCTGGGGCTGCCAGGGAGCTTTCCGAAGCTTTGATCATCAACCCTAATGACATTCAGGAAATGGCTGACACCATTCACAAAGCCCTAAAAATGCCGAAGGAAGAGCAAATAAGAAGAAATGACGATTTGCAGCACATCATAGAACGGTATGATATCCATAACTGGGTACAACTATTCATGAAAAGCTTAAGAACGGTAAAAGAGAAACAAAAAGAGATGTCGGTAAAAAGACTTACCGCAGACAAGCAAAAGAACCTCATAGACCATTACATAAGCGCCGATAAACGTATTTTGTTGCTCGACTATGACGGAACGCTAATGCCATTTAGCTCTAACCCTGAAAAAGTAAAGCCAGATGAGGAAATCAAGGCCCTCCTAAAGCGACTGTCTGAGGATGAGAAAAATAAAATCGTTATCGTCAGTGGCCGCAACAAGGATACGCTAGAAAAGTGGTTAGGAGACCTAAATGTAGACATGATCGCAGAGCATGGTGTTTGGCTGAAGGAGAACAGGATGTACTGGAGTTTGTTTGACTACATTACTGACGAATGGAAGCATGAAATACGTCCTATACTAGAACTATATGTCGACAGAACCCCAGGTACTTTTATTGAAGAAAAAGATTACTCGCTAGTTTGGCATTACCGTAAAGCTGACAACACTTTAGGTGAACTAAGGTCTAGGGAACTGGTAAATCACCTTCAATATATAACGACCAATATGCCTATAAGAATCCTCGAAGGCAACAAAGTCATTGAAATCAAGAACGCAAGCATCAATAAAGGCAAAGCGGCCGTACGTTGGCTGCAAGAAGGACACGACTTCATATTTGCAGCAGGCGACGACTGGACGGACGAAGATACTTTTGAAGCAATGCCGGAGTCTTCATTTACACTGAAAGTTGGATTCAGCCCTACCGTGGCAAGAAACAATATTGCCTCTCACCATGAAATGAGAGACTTATTTAAAGAAATGATTATCGCAGGTGATAGTGTGCCTAAGGAGAATGAGGTAGAAGAACAATAG
- a CDS encoding dihydrolipoamide acetyltransferase family protein, whose product MALIEMVMPKMGESIMEGTILNWLKKPGDRIEQDESVLEVATDKVDTDVPATHAGVLKEILVEKGQVAQVGAPIAIIATEGEEEVAPKPKATEDIVQEEKQPTASTNVPTKAAEPVKASGRFYSPLVLNIARQENISMMELEKIPGTGKEGRVTKNDIFKYLQDRKAPQVEKPASTSTQTAAPKEYVQEQIKPATSLNGNVEIIEMDRMRKMIAERMLESKKVSPHVTSFVEADVTNIVYWRNRAKSEFAEKESVALTYTPIFIEAVVKAIKDYPMINVSVEGDKIIVKKDINVGMAVALPSGNLIVPVIKNADQLNIIGLTKKVNELAKKARENKLSADELSGGTYTVSNVGSFGNMMGTPIIVQPQVGILALGAVVKKPAVVETPLGDTIGIRHMMFLSHSYDHRVVDGSLGGMFVRRVADYLEKFDINRKVFS is encoded by the coding sequence ATGGCATTAATCGAAATGGTAATGCCCAAAATGGGCGAAAGTATAATGGAGGGCACCATCCTTAACTGGCTAAAAAAACCAGGTGACAGGATTGAGCAGGACGAGTCAGTACTTGAAGTTGCTACCGACAAAGTAGATACAGATGTCCCTGCCACTCATGCCGGAGTACTTAAGGAAATTCTTGTAGAAAAAGGACAAGTCGCTCAGGTAGGCGCACCCATAGCCATTATTGCCACTGAAGGAGAAGAAGAGGTTGCTCCTAAGCCAAAAGCCACTGAAGATATTGTTCAAGAAGAAAAGCAGCCCACTGCCAGCACTAATGTACCTACCAAAGCCGCTGAACCTGTCAAAGCCAGTGGAAGATTTTACTCCCCGCTCGTCTTAAACATTGCACGTCAGGAAAATATTAGCATGATGGAACTGGAAAAAATTCCAGGAACGGGTAAAGAAGGAAGGGTTACCAAAAACGACATTTTCAAATACTTGCAAGACCGTAAAGCGCCACAAGTAGAAAAGCCAGCTTCGACCTCTACACAAACTGCTGCTCCTAAAGAATATGTTCAGGAGCAAATAAAGCCCGCTACATCTCTTAACGGAAATGTGGAAATAATAGAAATGGACCGCATGCGCAAAATGATTGCGGAAAGGATGCTTGAGTCTAAAAAAGTTTCTCCACATGTAACCTCGTTTGTAGAAGCAGATGTTACCAATATTGTTTATTGGAGAAATAGAGCCAAGAGTGAATTTGCGGAAAAAGAAAGTGTAGCATTAACATATACCCCGATTTTTATAGAGGCGGTGGTAAAGGCCATCAAAGACTACCCAATGATTAACGTCTCGGTTGAAGGCGACAAGATTATTGTCAAAAAAGATATTAACGTTGGTATGGCTGTGGCCCTACCTTCTGGAAACCTTATAGTTCCGGTCATAAAAAATGCAGACCAGTTAAACATTATCGGCCTTACTAAAAAAGTAAATGAGCTGGCTAAAAAAGCCAGAGAAAACAAATTAAGTGCCGACGAACTCTCAGGCGGCACTTATACAGTTTCTAATGTTGGCTCTTTTGGCAACATGATGGGCACTCCAATCATTGTGCAGCCACAAGTTGGAATTCTTGCTTTAGGCGCTGTAGTCAAAAAACCTGCCGTAGTCGAAACGCCTCTAGGAGACACTATCGGTATCAGACATATGATGTTTTTATCACACTCTTATGACCATAGAGTGGTGGATGGTTCTTTAGGTGGTATGTTTGTACGAAGGGTAGCCGATTACCTAGAAAAGTTCGACATTAACCGGAAAGTTTTCTCTTAA